CTCTGCCAATTGAGCTACGTCAGCAGACGGCCATTTTTTAGCGAGACTCGTAGGATACGCGGTTCGGAAAACAGTGTCAAGCCGCGCAGTGATCGGCGCTTACGCCTCGGCCGTGAAACCCGCCTCTAGCGGACCCGCTTCCAGGTCGTCCGACCGCCCGCGTCCTCGATCGCGATCCCCTTCCCAACCAGCTCGGCCCGAATCCGATCCGCCTCGGGGAAATCTCGGCGTTCGCGCGCTGCCCGGCGAGCCTCGAGCCGTTCTTCCACCCACGAAATGAGGGCCTGATCGTGAATTTCCCGGTCGGGCAGGATGTCGAGAACGCCGTTGATCCGCTCGAACGCCCGCCGAGCTCGCTCGACCGCCTCCACGTCGGATCCGCGGCGGTCGAGCTGGGCGTTCGCACGATGGATGAACGTGAAGAGGCCAGCCAAGGCGTTGGGCGCGTTCAGATCCTCGAAGAGCGCCGCCTCCACTTCGGCTATGGCTGTGTCCGCCGCTGCCGCCAGCTCGGGCGTTCCACCCGTCGCCGCCGCCAATCGATCCGCGAAGTCGCCCACACGACGCACGGCATTGATCGACGCCTCGAGCGCATCGTCGGAAAGGTTGAGCTCCTTCCGATAGTGCGTGTTGAAGACGAAGTGCCGGAGTGCCGCCGGTGATACATCGGCCTCGCGCATCCCCTGCACCGTCGTGACGTTGCCGAGTCGCTTGGCCATCTTCGCGCCGTCGGTCAGCAAAAAGGCGCCGTGGCACCAGAAGCGCGAGAACGTCTTGCCGGTCGCCGCCTCGGACTGTGCGATCTCGTCTTCGTGGTGCGGGAAGACGAGGTCGATGCCGCCGCAGTGGATGTCGAGCGTGTCTCCCAACAAATCGATCGCCATCGCCGAGCACTCCAGATGCCAGCCGGGCCGGCCGCGCCCCCACGGCGAATCCCACGCCGCGCCGGTCACCTCGTCGTTGGGCGTCGCCGCCTTCCAGAGCGCGAAGTCCTGCGCGTTCTCCTTCGAGTAGTCGTCCTGCGCGACGCGCGCCCCCGTCTTGAGCTCGCGTTTGTCGAGACGCGACAAGCGCCCGTACGGAGGAAAACGATCGATCGCGAAATAGACTGACTTGTCGTCCGCTTGATAGGCGACGCCGCGAGCGACGAGCTCCTCGACCAGCCGAATCATCTGCGGGATGTAGTCGGTTGCCTTCGGATAGACCTCGGCGGCCTGGATGCGCAGGTACTCGCGATCCTTGTGGAAGATCGCGGTGACCGGCTCGGTGACCTCGCGAATCGTCTTTTTCTGTTCGTGCGCGCGCCGGATGATCTTGTCGTCGACGTCGGTCAGGTTCATCACCTGGCGCACCTTCCAGCCGCGCAACTGCAGCGTGCGACGCAGGAGATCGACGAACAAAAACGTGCGGAAATTGCCGAGGTGCGCCGGATTGTAGACCGTCGGGCCACAACTATAGATGCGCACCGTCTCGCCGTCGGCCGGGACGAACGCCTCGGTCTGACGGGTCAGTGTGTTGTACAGCCGGAACTCGCGCGTGGCGGTCCCGGTCTGGGGCGCCCGCGCCGGCGAGGAGCTGGACAGGTCGGCGGACTGAGTGTGAGACGGACGCATCGACTCGTGACACGAGCAGTTGAGTGAATGCTAGGCATGTCGGAGGGGTCGGTCAACGAAACGGCGCTCGGCGACGCGGCGCGCCGTCGTTCGCGCCACGATTCGGCCGCCTCGCAGTACTACCGCTCGTTCCGTCAGGCGAGAGGCTAGAACCGGGTCGCGCAAGGCGACTACGACGGCGTCGCCGGCCTCGCATCGCTCACCGATCCACGGTCCAAGAGAGGCCGCACCAGCGT
The Gemmatimonadaceae bacterium genome window above contains:
- the cysS gene encoding cysteine--tRNA ligase encodes the protein MRPSHTQSADLSSSSPARAPQTGTATREFRLYNTLTRQTEAFVPADGETVRIYSCGPTVYNPAHLGNFRTFLFVDLLRRTLQLRGWKVRQVMNLTDVDDKIIRRAHEQKKTIREVTEPVTAIFHKDREYLRIQAAEVYPKATDYIPQMIRLVEELVARGVAYQADDKSVYFAIDRFPPYGRLSRLDKRELKTGARVAQDDYSKENAQDFALWKAATPNDEVTGAAWDSPWGRGRPGWHLECSAMAIDLLGDTLDIHCGGIDLVFPHHEDEIAQSEAATGKTFSRFWCHGAFLLTDGAKMAKRLGNVTTVQGMREADVSPAALRHFVFNTHYRKELNLSDDALEASINAVRRVGDFADRLAAATGGTPELAAAADTAIAEVEAALFEDLNAPNALAGLFTFIHRANAQLDRRGSDVEAVERARRAFERINGVLDILPDREIHDQALISWVEERLEARRAARERRDFPEADRIRAELVGKGIAIEDAGGRTTWKRVR